CTGCAGCCGGGACTGGGCCTTCTTCAGAAAGTCGGCATCCACGGCGCCGATGCCTTCGTCGAGTAGCAGGATCTCGGGGTCGATGCTGGTGACCACACCCATCGCCAGCCGGACCCGCATGCCGGTGGAATAGGTGCGCAGCGGCATCGACAGGTAGTCGCCCAGCTCGGTGAACTCGGCGATCTCGTCCACCTTGGTCAGCATCTGCTTGCGGGTCTGTCCCAGGAACAAGCCGCGGATGATGATGTTCTCGTAGCCGGAGATCTCGGGGTCCATGCCGATCCCCAGATCGAACACCGGCGCGACCCGGCCGGTGACCTTCGCCCAGCCGCGGGTCGGCTCGTAGATGCCCGAAAGTAGGCGCAGCAGAGTCGATTTCCCGGCGCCGTTGTGCCCGACGAGACCAACCCGGTCGCCGAGCTCCAGCGACATGGTGATGTCCCGCAGTGCCTCGATGACGACCACGTTGGAATTGTTCCGGCCGATCGTGCCGCCCGCCTTGCCCAAGAAGGCCTTCTTCAGCGAACGTGACTTGGCGTCGAAGATGGGAAATTCCACCCACGCGTCACGCGTCTCGATGTGCGGGCCGGACACTGTTTACAGGTACTGTCCGGTGCCGTGACCATGGGCTTGGCTCGCTTTACCCAGTCCCGGCGGTAGCGCGCCGTGGCGCATCTGCTCCAGCTGCGCGCGGGCCGCCATCTGCTGCGCGAACAGAGCGGTCTGGATGCCATGGAACAGCCCCTCGAGCCAGCCGACCAGCTGGGCCTGGGCGATGCGCAGCTCGGCGTCCGACGGCGCGGCATCCTCGTTGAACGGCAGGGTGAGCCGATCCAATTCCTCACGAAGTTCCGGTGCCAGGCCGTCCTCCAGCTCCCGGATGCTGGTCGCGTGGATCTCGCGCAGCCGGTTGCGGCTGGCCTCGTCGAGCGGTGCGGCGCGCACCTCCTCGAGCAGCTGCTTGATCATCGTGCCGATTCGCATCACCTTCGCGGGCTGCTCGACCAGGTCGGTCAGGGAGCGTTCATCGGAGTCTTCGTCCTGTACCGCTATCAGCCCGGGATCGACGCCGCCGATGACCTCGATGTCGTCATCGTCGTTGCCGGTACTCAAACCAATCACCATCCTCTTACACACCTTCTAGGAGTGGGCCCCGTCTTGGGGCGCGTCGTTGCGCTATTTCTCGCTATTTCCCGCTATTTCCCGCGCCATTCGTAGATCCGGGCCCCGCCATTGTCGTAGATCTTCGCCCACGACTTCGATTTCTCCAGCGAGACTAGTCCGTCGGGGGCCACGAACCCCCGCACGATCGGCAGGCTGGTCAGGATGTAGCGGATGTTGAGGACCTTCACGGACTCGACAACACGCGGGTCGTCGGTGCCGTTGCGGGCATAGGCCCAGAAGATGAAGCGGTGGTAGCCCGGACCCATCTGTACCGGGTAGTCGTAGTGCGTCCAGAGTGGGTGCAGCCCGGCAACCGCATACATCCATGCGGTGCCGTCGGTATTGCCGTTTCCGATCAGGGTGTCGCGGGCCCCGGGCAGTTTCGCCAGGTAGGCCATGGCGTCCAGGTCTTTCTGGTCGACCATCACCGAGTCGTATTTGTCGCCGAACAGGAACCGGTGCCGTGGAAAGTAGTGCCATGCACTCACCACGGTGGCCGCCACCAACAGCGCCGCTGTGATCGGGGCCCAGGTCGATGGCGATGACCCGCTACGCCCGGCTTCGCCGCGCTGGCGATCATCACCGGCGCGTGCGGGCACCGGTCTGAAACGGTGCGGGAGTCGTTTGGCCAGGGCCACCACCAGCATGACCGCCGTGAACAATCCCACACCCGCCATCGGCACCAGCAGCAGCGTCGTGGCCGCGGCGATGCGGCGCGGATCTTTGTAGAAGAACTCGCCGAATGTCCCGGCCAGCGCCCCGATGGGCCCGCCCAGCGGCGTTCCGGCGTCGACGTTCGCCACGATGAGCAGCAGCCAAACCGCCAGCGGCCACCAGATCTTTGTGACCAGGAAGATGAACCCGCCAAAGGCGGCCAGCACGATCAGCGCGTACTGGACCGGGAAGTCATTGAGGTGTCGGGAGTGCTGAAACACGGCGTCGAAGACGCCACGCTTCTTGCTGAGGTAGGTGAGGAAGGAGTGTCCGGCGATGATGTCTTCCTGTTGGGTGACGCTGAGAAACTGTGGCAGCAGGATCAGCCCGGCCGTCACGGCGACGCCGGCCAGCGTCAACAGGTCGGCGAGCCGGCCTCGCACGGGATGCCACAGCGCCTCGAAAGCCCACCAGGCTCCCACCAGCAGCACGACGACGACCCCTCCGGTGATGTGCACCGAAAAGACCCCGACCAACGCGAGCACGGCCATCGGGATGCGGTCTCGGTGTTGCAACGTCGAGGCGATCAGCAGCATCGCCGGCGCCGCGATGCCGTAGGCGACCAGATTGGGCATCGCGGCGGTGTCGAACTCGACGTAGGGCACCGCGGTGAACGAGGCCGACAGCGCCGCCGCGGTGGCCGACGCCCCGGCGGTCCGCCATTCTGCGGAGGCCGGCAATGCCGAGCCGAACGGCGAGGCTGAGGTGCGGGCACCTCCCGCTTGCGGGGGAGCCGACCAATATGGCCCCGCGTGGGTGCGCAGCGCGCGCCAGGTGAGAACGGCCGCGCTGACCGGGAACAGCCAGACCGCCGCCGCCAGCGAGCTCAGCGTGTAGCCAGTGGTGGGCGCGGCCCCGGTCAGTTGGCAGAACACCGCGACCAGGCCGTGGAATACCGAGGGATAGTACAGGGCGGCGTGTGTCTCGACGTTGCGAAGCTCGCCCATATGCGTGGACGAGGCCTGGCCGGTGTCGAGGATGAAGCGCACCGTGTTGGCGTGCCAGACCGCGTCCCAGGTGCTGGGGATGGATTGCCAGTGCGGGATGCCGGCGATGGCCGCCCAGCCGATGAGCAGGGCGCCCAGTGCCACCCCGGCCGCGACGGTGACTGCCGGCCAGCCGCTGACCGTTCGTGCTTCGGCCTCGGCGTCGCGAAAGCGGCCGAGCAGCAGCTGCAAACCCGTTGCTACTACGCAAACGATAGCCAGCGCGGCCAGCGCGGTCCAACCGTTCCAGGGGATGCCAAGCGCGCCGTAGGGGATGATCGCCAAGGCCACGACGCCGTATGTCAGTGGCGGGCCCACCGCGATCGCGATGGGCCAACTCAGCTGCGCGATCCGCGCGACGATGGCTCCCGGTGCGATCAGCAAAATCAATGCGATCAGCGTTCCGAACCACAAGCTCACTCGACTAGTATGGCTGGCCGGGTGACCTGGCTCGTGAAGCCCGGCTGGAGCAGGGGCACTCACCGCTACCGTCACCAATTTGCGGAGATTGCGAAAGCTCTAAGGTGGCTGGCATGGCCTATGACGTCGCCCGAGTGCGCGGACTGCATCCGTCGCTGGGTGACGGGTGGGTGCACTTCGATGCGCCAGCCGGGATGCTGATCCCCGATTCCGTCGCGACCACCGTGTCGACGGCCTTCCGCAGGTCCGGCTCGAGCACAGTGGGTGCTCACCCATCCGCGCGGCGCAGCGCGGCGGTGCTGGACGCGGCGCGCGCGGCGGTGGCCGATCTGGTCAACGCCGACCCGGGTGGCGTCGTGCTGGGCGCCGATCGCGCGGTGCTGCTGTCGTCGCTGGCCGAAGCGTCGTCGTCCCGCGCCGGCCTGGGGTACGAGGTGATCGTCAGCCGCCTAGACGACGAGGCGAACATCGCCCCGTGGCTGCGGGCCGCGCACCGCTACGGCGCCAAGGTGAAGTGGGCCGAGGTCGACATCGAGACCGGCGAGCTGCCGACGTGGCAGTGGGAGAGCCTGATCGGCAAGTCGACCCGGCTGGTCGCCGTCACCTCGGCGTCGGGCACGCTGGGCGCGGTCACCGATCTGCGGGCGACGACCAAGCTGGTCCACGACGTGGGCGGCCTGGTGGTGGTCGATCACTCCGCCGCCGCGCCGTACCGTTTGCTGGATATCAAGGAAACCGACGCCGACGTGGTGACGGTGAACGCGGCAGGGTGGGGTGGCCCGCCGATCGGGGCGATGGTATTTCGCGATCCGGCGCTGATCAATACCTTCGGCTCGGTGTCGACGAACCCGTACGCCGCGGGCCCGGCGCGCCTCGAGGTCGGCGCGCATCAGTTCGGCCTGCTGGCCGGCGTCGTCGCCAGCGTCGAGTACCTCGCGGCACTCGACGAGTCCGCCCGCGGGAATCGACGCGAACGGTTGTCGCTGTCGATGCAGTCCGCCGGTTCCTACCTAAACCGGATCTTCGACTACCTGATGATGTCGCTGCGGTCGCTGCCCTTGGTGATGCTGATCGGCCGTCCGGAGGCGCGGATACCGGTGGTCAGCTTCGCTTTGCATGGGATACCGGCCGATCGGGTGGTGCAACGGTTGGCGGACAACGGGATTCTGGCGATCTCCAACGCCACTTCGCGCGCGCTCGACGTGCTGGGCGTCAATGACGTCGGCGGCGCGGTCACCATCGGGCTGGCGCACTACACGACGATGGCCGAAGTCGACCAGCTGGTGCGCGCGCTGGCGTCGCTGGGTTGATCGGCGAGCAGACGCGGAATCGCATAATTGCTAGGGATTTCATGCGATTCCGCGTCTGCTCGCGCTCTAGGACGCGACAGTCAGCACGATCTTGCCGGCCACCTTCCCCGACACCAGCAGCCGGTGCGCGTCGGCCGCTTGTTGCACGGGCATCCGCGCGCCGATGATCGGGCGGACCCGCCCGTCGGCAAACATCGGCCAGACCGAGGCCGTCACCGCCTCGACGATGGCGCCCTTGCCGTTCGCGCCGCTCACCGGCCGCGCCCGCAGCGTGGTGCCGATCACCCGCGCCCGTTTGCCCAGTAGCTTGCCGAGGTTGAGCTCAGCCTTCACCCCGCCCTGCATGCCGATGATGACCAGCTGCCCATCGGTGGCCAGCGCGTCGATATTGCGGTCCAGATAGACCGCACCCATGATGTCGAGGATCACGTCGGCGCCCGCGCCGCCGGTTGCTTCCTTGACGCGTGCGACGAAATCCTCGTTGCGATAGTCGATCGCGATCTGGGCACCCAGATCGCGACACAGTTGCAGCTTCTCCGGGGACCCGGCGGTGACCGCCACCCGGGCGCCCAACGCCCGCGCGACCTGGATCGCGTGGCTGCCGATGCCGCTCGCCCCGCCATGAAGCAGGACCAGCTGGCCGGCGCTCAGGTGAGCCGTCAGCACCAGGTTGGACCACACCGTGCAGGCCACCTCGGGTAGTCCGGCCGCGTCGGTGAGCTCGACACCCGTCGGAATCGGCATCAGCTGGCCGGCGGGAACGGCGACGCATTCGGCGTATCCGCCGCCGGCCAGCAAAGCGCAAACCTGCTGTCCGACAAACCATTTGGTGACATCGGCGCCAACCGCAGAGACGACGCCGGCCACCTCCATGCCGATGATCTCGCTGGCTCCCGGTGGGGGCGGATACCTACCGGCGGCCTGCAGCACGTCGGCGCGGTTGACGCCGGCGGCGGCGACCTTGATGAGCACCTCGCCCGGCCCGGCGGTTACGTCGGGCACTTCTTGCCATACGAGTTGTTCGGCGGATTCGGCGACGATGGCGCGCATGCCGGTCACGCTACCGCTTACCCTTGTCAGCGGTGGCGTGGCAGAGCGGCCTAATGCACTCGCCTTGAAAGCGAGAGACGGCCAAAACCGTCCGGGGGTTCAAATCCCTCCGCCACCGCCATGTGACCGCGTTTGCCGCCTTCACAACCCCGCCCCGCGAGCGCGCGTGTTTGTACACCGACACGCCGGCACGGCTGGCATTCTGTGCACCCTCGCTGCCCGGTCGGGTGCTCGTCGTCAACCGGGCGGGATAGCGGCCGTGATGGTGTTCATCAAGGCGCCGTGGCGGCCGGCGTCGGGATCCCGGCCGGGCTTGCCGCTGCTGATCAATCCGGCGGCCAGCCCGCGCGCGGGGTCGGCCCACACGGCGATGTTGACCAGGCCGAGATGACCGAACGCGGCCGGTGCGTTGCGGCCGAACGGTCCGTACCGCGTCGATCCCAGCATGAATCCGGTCCCCCAGCGAAGCGGCATCAGCCCGGTGGCGAAGTCCGGCCGCAGACGTCGGCATTCCTGCACCGCGTCGCGCAGCGTTTCCGGTCGCATGATCCGAACGCCATCGAGTTCGCCTCCGCGGCGCAGGATTTCCATGAACCGCGACAGCTCGTTTGCGGTGGAGACGGTGTTGGACGACGGGACGACGGTGGTGAGGAAAAACGGCTCGTTCGTGTAGGGAATGACCTCGTGCACGGTTCCACCGATGGCCTTACGAAAGATCGCGGCGATCACCGGTGGCAATGGGCGACCGGTGGCGTGGCTGGGCGCGACCAGCGGGACGTCGTGTTTGGCGACGCCGTAGTTGGTCCATCGGAAGCCGAGCGGGTCGAGGATCTCGTTGGCGAGGATCTCGCGAATGTCCTTGCCGGTGGCTGCATAGACGATCTCGCGCACCAACGGTCCCCAGGTCAGCGCGTGGTAGATGTGCACCAATCCCGGGGGGTAGATCGGCCTCAATTCGCCGAGCTTTCGTTGGGCGTACTCGTGGTCGTCCGCGCGGGTGACGTCGGGCCTGGGCCCGGTCGGGAACGGGACGCCCGCGCTGTGGGTCATCACGTGCCGGATCGTGGTGCGGTGCTTGCCGTGGCTGGTGTAGGTGGGGATGTAGTCGCAGACACGATCGTCGAGCGCGAAGTATCCCCGTTCGACGAGCATGTGGATCACGGTCGCGGTGATGGCCTTGGCCGCGGAGTACACACAGAACGGTGTGTCCGTCGTGACCGGGATCCTTTCCGCGTCGGGATCATCGGTCGGGGCGTTGCCCCAGCCGTGGCCGATCGCGCGGTTGAGCACCACCCGCCCGCGGTGCCGGATGCACAACTGGATCGCGGGATGCATGCCGGCCGCATACCAGTGCCGTGCCGCCCGCCAGATCCGCTCGACGGCCGCGCTGTCGATCTCGGCATGGTCTTCTTCGCCGATCGCGGTGACGGCGTCTAGGTCGGCCGGCACGCGGATCTTGCCGTCGGGGGTCATGGCGCCAGCTTTATTCGCCGGTGAACTGCGGCGGGCGCTTGGCGAACGTCGCCGAGATCCCCTCGGTCAGGTCCTTGGACGGCAGGAAGGCCGCGTTCCATGCGGCAACGTACCGCAGGTTCTCCGAGACGGCGGAAATGCGCTGCTGGTCCAGGACGTCCTTGACGCCATAGACCGCCAGCGGCGGATTGGCGGCGATCTCCGCGGCGGTCGCATGGGCGGCGGCCAACGTGGCGTCGGCGTCCTCGTAGACGTCGTTGACCAGTCCGATCTTTTCGGCCCGGGCCGCGTCGATGTCCTTACCCGTCAGCGCGAGTTCCCGCAGGTGCCCGTCGTTCAGGATCAGCGGCAGGCGGGCGAGGCTGCCCATGTCGGCGACGATCGCGAGTTTGACCTCCCGCACCGAGAACTTGGCGTCGGCGCTGGCGTAGCGGATGTCGACCGCGGAGATCAGGTCGACGCCGCCGCCGATGCACCAGCCGTGTATCGACGCGATGGTGGGGGTGCGGCAGTCGGCGACGGCGTTGGTCGCCTTCTGCATACGCAGCACCTCGGCGTGGAAGTCCGTGCGGGGGCGGGCCAGCGCGCCGTCGGCCATCAACGGGGCGAACATGCCGCCCATCGCGGGCACGTCGAGGCCATAAGTGAAGTTCTTGCCCGATCCGGTGATGACGATGGCCCGCACGTCGCGGTCGGCGTCCAGCGCTGCGAACACCTCTGGCATCTCCGACCAGAAGGCGGGCCCCATCGCGTTGCCCTTGCCCGGTCCGATCAGCGTCACCTGTGCGACCTGGTCTTTGATCTCAACGGTGACGGATTCGTATGTTTCGCCCATGTGCAGACCGTAGCGTGGGGACCATGCCCCCAGAGTCGCGACCCGGTCCAGATTCCCCGCCCGTCGACGAGCTGGCCAGCGCCGAAGCCTCACTCGGGGTGCTCCAACAGGTCCTGCGCACCATCGCCGCCGACGACAAGTTCACGCAGACGCCGTGCTCGGAGTACAACGTCAAGGAGCTCACCGAGCATCTGCTCCATTCGATCATGGTCCTTGGCGGCATGGTCGGTGCCGAATTCGCCATCAGCGAGGACACCGACTCAGTAGAAGGCCTGGTGATCGGCGCGGCCCGGCCAGCCCTCGACGCCTGGCACCGGCACGGTTTGGAGGGCGCGGTGCCGCTGGGTCCCGGCTCGATGACTGCCCAGGTCGCGGTCTCCGTGTTTTCGATTGAATTCCTGGTGCACGCCTGGGATTACGCTGTCGCGGTCGGATGCGACGTCGAATTCCCGGATTCGCTGTGCGACTACGTGCTGGGGCTGGCCCGCAAGCTCATCAAGCCGGACGAACGCAGCGTGGCCGGTTTCGATGACCCGATCGCCGTGCCCGACGATGCCAGCGCCCTGCACCGGCTGGTGGCGTTCACCGGCCGCAACCCGGCGAGGCCGAACGCGGGCCGCTAGACCCGCTCGAGGTAGAAGTAGAAGTACCGGCCGTTGTCGACGACGCCCTTGCCGTTCATGATGCCCATCACGGCGTCGTCGTCGATCTTCTTGAAATGGTCGTGCACGGGCTGACCGTCATAGACCATCGTCGCGGTCACCTCGCCGCGGAAGTCTTCCAGCCACAGGCTCGCCTCGCCCTTGCCCATCGCGACGTTGGAGAACTTGTTGCCCTCGGCGTCCAGGCACACCAGCGGCTGCACGTCGCCCGCCGACTTGAAGGTCTTGCCGAACCAGCCTGCCTTCTCCAATTGGCCGTTCATCCGGTGGCCCGTGACGAACTCGCCGCCCTTCCACTCCCCCAGCATGTCGTCGATGGTCGCCGGCGGCAGCGTCGCCCAGAAATCGTCCAGCTCGGCGTCGGGAATATCGCCGCCGCGTTCCTTGAGTTCGGTGAACCTTTGGCGTGCCGTGCTCATCGCGCAATCCAGCCACGGGCGAACCGCAACAAGGCGTCGTTTTCCTCCGGCGCGCCGATGGTGACGCGGACACCGTCGGTGCCGTGCGGGCGCACCACGATGCGCGCGTTGGCGGCCTGTTCCACGAAGTCCCGGGTGCGGGATCCCAGCGGCAGCCAGACGAAGTTGGCCTGCGAGCGCGGCAGCGTGAACCCCGCGGCGCGCAACTCGGCGCCCACCCGGACACGCTCGGCGACCACGGCGTCGGTGCGGGCCAGCAGCTCGTCGGCGGCGTCCAGCGAGGCGACAGCGGCGGCCTGCGCGATGTTGGACACCGTGAACGGCACGTAGACCTTGTCCAGCGCGGTGATCACCTCGGGATGACCGACCGCGTAGCCGACGCGCAAGCCCGCCAGCCCGTACGCCTTCGAAAAGGTCCGCAGCACAACGACGTTGCTGTGAGTGCGGGCCAGCCCAAGGCTGTCGGGCAGCATGCCGTCGCGAACGTACTCGACGTAGGCCTCGTCGATCGCGATCAGGATGTGCGGCGGAACCGCCTGGACGAACCGCGTCAGCGCGCCCGGGTCGACGACGGTGGACGTCGGATTGTTCGGGTTGCAGACGAAGATCAGCCGGGTGCGTTCGTTGACCGCGGCGAGCATGGCATCGAGGTCGTAGGTGTGGTCGGTCAACGGCACCTGGACGGGGGTGGCTCCGGAGACGTGGACCTGGGGCGGATAGAGCTCAAAGCTGCGCCATCCGAAGATGACCTCGTCGCCCACCGCGGCGGTGATCTGCACGAGCTGCTGGCACAGGCTGACCGAACCGCAGCCGACGGCGACGTGCTCGGGCGCGAAATCGGCAGAACCCTCCGAGCTGAGGTGCTTGGCCAGCGCCGACTTGAGCGCCACGCAGCCGTTGTCGGGGTAGCGGTTGATGACGTCGGTGGCCTGTTGGATGGCGGCGCGGACGCTGGGCAGCGGGCCGAACACCGTCTCGTTGCTGGCCAGTTTGATGGCGCCCGGAACCGTCTTGCCAGGTACATAAACTGGTAGGCCGGCCAGCGCGGGACGCAGGCGGGCGGTCACGTCGACAGCATATGTTGCCGCTGGGTACGCTATGCCCCCGGCGGTTCCGGGATTCCGAGGATGGTCGGGTACCCTCGGGAGGTCCATGGAGGCGTGCCAGAGCGGCCGAATGGGGCTCACTGCTAATGAGTTGTCCCCCTTCAAGGGGACCGGAGGTTCAAATCCTCTCGCCTCCGCGGAGTTTTGGGAGCGGACAACTGAAGACTGGCGCCCGTAGCTCAACGGATAGAGCATCTGACTACGGATCAGAAGGTTGGGGGTTCGAATCCCTTCGGGCGCGCTCGCTGCCAGCGGTGGTCGCCCAGCCCGCCGCTTCCCGAGTCAGCAGATAGCGAACTCGCGGGTCGTTCCCGTAAATGCCGCTAGCGCGCCGGCGCGGTCTCGTGCGCTGCCGTGGTGCACGATTCGGTATCGCCCGGGTGGGGTATCGGCAGGAATATCCCAACTGATGGTGACGCGCGACCCATTCCGCCCGTGCCGCTGCCATTGGAAGCGCGTCGACCAGTCGCCGTCGTCGGCTACTCGTATCCAAACCGTCCCTTCGTGGCGTAGCACTTCGAGATAGGTGTGCTTGCGGCGCAGATCGTTATTGGGCAGTGCGCTGACAAATACGGCTTCTACAGTCTCGCCGGGTCGGTAGGTCGCAGATGGCTCAGCGGCAACTGTTCCAAACGATCCGCTATCGGCTGGGGGGTTGCGGACCCAGCTCAGCGGTCGCTTGGGCCGGGGAGCCTGGGTCGGCGTTGCCGGACGGCCGTCTCGCATTGCGGTGGCGAGTCCGGCTACGGTCTGCATCAGGGCGGGCAATTCCCACCGGCCAAACAATGTGCTTCCACCCTCGTAGCGCTGTTCCAGATACTCTTCGGGCGTCGTCACGTAATGGATGTAGGCATTGCAGTAGCCCACGCAGAGCACGTCGGCCAGGTCGGCGCCAACGATCGAAGCCACCGTGCGACGCAGTCGAAGGCCCGCGACGATGGTCGGCTCGCCCGGGATGCCGATCAGATAGAGCCGGCCGATCCGCACGAGATGAATGGGAACGACTTCTTCGACAAACGGATGTATCCGGTTCACCAGGTGGGCGGGCACCACTACGCCTTTGGGAGCGTGTACCGCCCGCGCCGACGTCGCCAACCGGTAGATGGCACTGGATAATCTGTCCCAGAACGGGTTTCGGCCTTGATGAAAGCCGTGGAACCCTTCGCCCTCGTCGGTCCCCGCCATGGTCGCGGCGGCAATCATCGGGCGCCCGGTACGGTGCGGTTGACCGTCGGGCGCGTATTCGCCCCGCACGAGAACCGAGCTGAGATCGACATAGGTGAACCGGGCATCGATGCCGGCGCCGATCGGTGTCGCGTTGTTCAACTGCGCGCATGCATCCTCGAACTGGCACAACCCTGTACGGCGGGTGTTCTCCAACTCCCGGTGCGGTGTGGATGCGCCAGTGATGGGCCCGTCGACGTGCGGGCTCATGTCGCCCGCGTTCGTCTGCGCGAACGCAGCGATGAAGTCGGGCTGACCGGCGAGGTAATCCGCGCCGCCCACAGTGCGTTCCCAGTGATAAGCGGCGAAGCCCTTGTTATCCCCGGAGATCAGGCAGTTGCGATTGGTCATACTCGTGCCGTGGGTGGCGAAGAAATGGATCGCGCCCACGGTGCGGTCACCCCGATCGATACGCACCAGCGTGGTATGGGGGTCGATGCGGCTCGGGAAGAATGCTCTGTCGGACGGCGGGTTGCGGTCGAACGCCGATGGTGAACGATTGATGCTTGCGCCGTGCAACTCGCCGTGGGATAGCGTCACCTCGGCCGGCGCCACATCGCCGTGTGCATGGTTCACCGATTCGACAATTCCGTCGACGATCGCCGCGAATGTCGCCGGGCGGAAACCGCTCGTCGTCAGGTTGTACAGCAGGTGTCCGCAGTACCCGCCGGGCCCGGAATGCGTGTGGGTCGTCGTTATCAGTGTGTTCCGCAACGAGTAGGTATCGCCATAGGAATCCGCCAGCCGCCGCAGTACTTCATCGGTCACGTTTTGCATAGGCAGTGGCAGCTCAGCCACAACCAGCAGTAAGCGCGCATGCCCGTCGTCGAAGACGAACGCCCGAGACCGAAGTCGAAGGTGGATACCGGCCGCGCGCTGATCGGCCTTGCCGTAGCCGAGCATGCCGCAATCCGCTGACTCGCCGGTGATATCGGCAATACCGCGTCCCACGCGAAGCATGACCTAGCCTTTCGCGCCTTCCGCAACAGCAACAAATCGCCGGGTCGCCGTCACCGCTGAGCGTCCGGAAACCCATTCATATACCCAGCGATCGGGTGGGTGAGCGAACGTGTCGCAGTCGGCCAGGACGGTGTGCCTGCACGAGGTGGTCGTCACAGTGGTGTCCACTCGTCCCACCGCTTACCGAAGTCGAGGACCTGATGTGAGAACTGGGCGCCGCTGATGATCTCGCGAAAGTGCTCTTGCCAGCCCCACCAACCGCTGATCTGAAATTGGTGCTGATACCAGCTGAGCTGATAGTTGATGGGTATGACTTCACCCTTGTTCTCCGGCGCAAACACGGCGATTGCCAACAGCCCGAGCACGGCCGCCGCGGGAAGCTGGATCTTCCCGTCACGCCATACAGACACCGTTGCGTCGCGCGACCCGTGGCGAGTCAATTCGAATCCCTTGGGCAGTTCGTCGCCGTGGTCGTGAGTGCGGCGGTGAATGCCGTACAGCACGTCGGCGATGTCGGGACGCTTGTCGGGCAGATCCGACTTCACCGCTACCGGGAAGCGAGTCTGAGTGAAGTCGATGCCGGGTGCCGCCATCACGTGGAAGATGTCAAGCGAGTCTCGGATGGTTCGCCTGAACCGGCTTGCAACCCCCAGCTGCGGATATCGCTTCTTCGCGGTTCCGTTGACAGCGTTGCATGCGTGGAACATCGCGGTGTCCCACTCCTGCCTGGCCCAGTGGTCGAGTGATTGCCTGACCGAATCTCCCACATTCACGCATTGAGGCTATCGACGCACGGTGATAGAGCTGCGCGAGGTCCAGCGCGTCGTGCAGTCGGGCCGGGCGCACAAACCGGAGTCAGTAGCCGGTCGGCCGCCAATTCAGGGCCGCGTCTCGATCAGGCCCAACGCCCGTTGGAGCAGCTGCACCGTGGCGGCGTGCAGTTGGTCGCCGACCCCTTTGTCGGCCTTGCCCGCACAGGCCCTAGCCAGCGTGCCCTCGATCACGATGCCGAGCTTGAAACATGCCAACACCGCGTACCAGGTGATCTGCGACAGGTCGCGGGTGGTGTTCCGCGCGTATCGGTGTAGCAGGTCGTCGGTGCTGGCCAATCCATCCTGGCCGC
This is a stretch of genomic DNA from Mycobacterium lacus. It encodes these proteins:
- the wzt gene encoding galactan export ABC transporter ATP-binding subunit Wzt/RfbE, giving the protein MSGPHIETRDAWVEFPIFDAKSRSLKKAFLGKAGGTIGRNNSNVVVIEALRDITMSLELGDRVGLVGHNGAGKSTLLRLLSGIYEPTRGWAKVTGRVAPVFDLGIGMDPEISGYENIIIRGLFLGQTRKQMLTKVDEIAEFTELGDYLSMPLRTYSTGMRVRLAMGVVTSIDPEILLLDEGIGAVDADFLKKAQSRLQGLVERSGILVFASHSNEFLARLCKTAMWIDHGVIRLTGGIEDVVRAYEGEDAARHVREVLEETAASKPLAQQASGDE
- a CDS encoding bacterial proteasome activator family protein; its protein translation is MCKRMVIGLSTGNDDDDIEVIGGVDPGLIAVQDEDSDERSLTDLVEQPAKVMRIGTMIKQLLEEVRAAPLDEASRNRLREIHATSIRELEDGLAPELREELDRLTLPFNEDAAPSDAELRIAQAQLVGWLEGLFHGIQTALFAQQMAARAQLEQMRHGALPPGLGKASQAHGHGTGQYL
- a CDS encoding DUF6541 family protein, which produces MSLWFGTLIALILLIAPGAIVARIAQLSWPIAIAVGPPLTYGVVALAIIPYGALGIPWNGWTALAALAIVCVVATGLQLLLGRFRDAEAEARTVSGWPAVTVAAGVALGALLIGWAAIAGIPHWQSIPSTWDAVWHANTVRFILDTGQASSTHMGELRNVETHAALYYPSVFHGLVAVFCQLTGAAPTTGYTLSSLAAAVWLFPVSAAVLTWRALRTHAGPYWSAPPQAGGARTSASPFGSALPASAEWRTAGASATAAALSASFTAVPYVEFDTAAMPNLVAYGIAAPAMLLIASTLQHRDRIPMAVLALVGVFSVHITGGVVVVLLVGAWWAFEALWHPVRGRLADLLTLAGVAVTAGLILLPQFLSVTQQEDIIAGHSFLTYLSKKRGVFDAVFQHSRHLNDFPVQYALIVLAAFGGFIFLVTKIWWPLAVWLLLIVANVDAGTPLGGPIGALAGTFGEFFYKDPRRIAAATTLLLVPMAGVGLFTAVMLVVALAKRLPHRFRPVPARAGDDRQRGEAGRSGSSPSTWAPITAALLVAATVVSAWHYFPRHRFLFGDKYDSVMVDQKDLDAMAYLAKLPGARDTLIGNGNTDGTAWMYAVAGLHPLWTHYDYPVQMGPGYHRFIFWAYARNGTDDPRVVESVKVLNIRYILTSLPIVRGFVAPDGLVSLEKSKSWAKIYDNGGARIYEWRGK
- a CDS encoding cysteine desulfurase-like protein translates to MAYDVARVRGLHPSLGDGWVHFDAPAGMLIPDSVATTVSTAFRRSGSSTVGAHPSARRSAAVLDAARAAVADLVNADPGGVVLGADRAVLLSSLAEASSSRAGLGYEVIVSRLDDEANIAPWLRAAHRYGAKVKWAEVDIETGELPTWQWESLIGKSTRLVAVTSASGTLGAVTDLRATTKLVHDVGGLVVVDHSAAAPYRLLDIKETDADVVTVNAAGWGGPPIGAMVFRDPALINTFGSVSTNPYAAGPARLEVGAHQFGLLAGVVASVEYLAALDESARGNRRERLSLSMQSAGSYLNRIFDYLMMSLRSLPLVMLIGRPEARIPVVSFALHGIPADRVVQRLADNGILAISNATSRALDVLGVNDVGGAVTIGLAHYTTMAEVDQLVRALASLG
- a CDS encoding NAD(P)H-quinone oxidoreductase; this encodes MRAIVAESAEQLVWQEVPDVTAGPGEVLIKVAAAGVNRADVLQAAGRYPPPPGASEIIGMEVAGVVSAVGADVTKWFVGQQVCALLAGGGYAECVAVPAGQLMPIPTGVELTDAAGLPEVACTVWSNLVLTAHLSAGQLVLLHGGASGIGSHAIQVARALGARVAVTAGSPEKLQLCRDLGAQIAIDYRNEDFVARVKEATGGAGADVILDIMGAVYLDRNIDALATDGQLVIIGMQGGVKAELNLGKLLGKRARVIGTTLRARPVSGANGKGAIVEAVTASVWPMFADGRVRPIIGARMPVQQAADAHRLLVSGKVAGKIVLTVAS
- the lipE gene encoding lipase LipE, producing MTPDGKIRVPADLDAVTAIGEEDHAEIDSAAVERIWRAARHWYAAGMHPAIQLCIRHRGRVVLNRAIGHGWGNAPTDDPDAERIPVTTDTPFCVYSAAKAITATVIHMLVERGYFALDDRVCDYIPTYTSHGKHRTTIRHVMTHSAGVPFPTGPRPDVTRADDHEYAQRKLGELRPIYPPGLVHIYHALTWGPLVREIVYAATGKDIREILANEILDPLGFRWTNYGVAKHDVPLVAPSHATGRPLPPVIAAIFRKAIGGTVHEVIPYTNEPFFLTTVVPSSNTVSTANELSRFMEILRRGGELDGVRIMRPETLRDAVQECRRLRPDFATGLMPLRWGTGFMLGSTRYGPFGRNAPAAFGHLGLVNIAVWADPARGLAAGLISSGKPGRDPDAGRHGALMNTITAAIPPG